ACGCCATTCGACAGTTCCGGATCCGTGGCCGCGAGTGGTTGGGTTTTGAAACATATTGAAACAACTGCGTCATAATAAGCCGTTCCGCGCCGCAAAGGCGTTTTTTAATAGTGCGAAATTGTGAAAACCCTGCACATTTTTAAGCGCTGCCGGCCGTGTTTGGATTGGATTTTGTAAACAGAAGATTTGCGACTATCGTGACGCTTCGGTTTTTCGGGCGTCATAGACCGGTACGATTGAAGTTGAATGGCCACCACTGGCCTTCGGCACCTTGGAAGAGGCAGAAATTTTATGATCATCAAACCGCGGGTTCGTGGCTTTATCTGTGTGACCGCTCACCCTGTTGGCTGTGAGGCGAACGTCAAGGAACAGATCGACTACGTAACCAAACACGGCGCAATCAAAGGTGGCCCGAAGAAGGTGCTGGTTCTTGGCGCTTCCACCGGCTACGGCCTGGCCGCGCGCATCAGTGCTGCGTTTGGCTGCGGCGCCGACACCCTGGGCGTGTTTTTTGAGAAAGAAGGCGAAGAAGGCAAGCTGAGCACCGCCGGCTGGTACAACAGCGCCGCGTTCGAGAAGTTTGCCGTTGAAAAAGGCCTGTATGCCAAAAGCATCAACGGCGACGCCTTCTCCAACGAGATCAAGCGCCTGACCATCGAGACCATCAAAAAAGATCTGGGCAAGATCGACCTGGTGGTCTATAGCCTGGCCGCGCCACGCCGTACCGACCCGCAAGGCGTGGTGCACACCTCCACCCTCAAGCCGATCGGCAAGGCCGTGACCCTGCGCGGTATCAACACCGACAAGGGCGTTGTGGTCGACACCACCCTGGAGCCGGCCACCCAGGAAGAAATCGACGGCACCGTGAAGGTCATGGGCGGCGAAGACTGGCAGCTGTGGATCGACGCCCTGCGTGACGCCGATGTATTGGCCGAAGGCGCCAAGACCACCGCGTTCACCTACCTCGGCGAGAAGCTGACCCAGGACATCTACTGGAACGGCTCCATCGGCGAAGCCAAGAAAGACCTGGACAAGAAAGTCCTGACCCTGCGTGACAACCTCGCCGCGCTCAAGGGCGATGCCCGCGTGTCGGTACTCAAGGCCGTGGTCACCCAGGCCAGCTCGGCGATCCCGATCATGCCGCTGTACCTGTCGCTGCTGTTCAAGGTGATGAAAGAGCAGGGCACTCATGAAGGCTGCATCGAGCAGGTCTACGGCCTGTTCAAGGACAGCCTGTACGGCAGCCAGCCGAAACTCGACGCCGACGGCCGCCTGCGTGCCGACCTGGCCGAGCTGGAGCCGAAAGTCCAGGACGCCGTGGCAGCGCTGTGGAACCAGGTCACCGACGAGAACGTCAACGAGATCAGCGATTTTGCCGGCTACAAGGCAGAGTTCATGCGGTTGTTCGGCTTTGAAGTCAAGGGTGTGGACTACGATGCTGATGTGAACCCGACCGTCAAAATCAACGGTCTGGTCCAAGCCTAAACGCGGTTGAACATGTGAGAGGGGGCTTGCTCCCGATAGCGAGGGGTCAGCTAGCGATAAGCTGTCTGGCCCGACGCAATCGGGAGCAAGCCCCCTCCCACGTTTGGTTGTGTACGTTTCAGAAAATTCTTACGCTTCGGCGCGCAGTTCCCGCTTTTCAGATCTGCCAGACTCCTTCGGCTATCAAGCCGCGCCAACGGAGGATCTGATGACGATTCGTGCAGTAGTTTTTGATTTCGGCGGTGTTCTGTTCGACTGGAGCCCGCACCATCTGTACCGCAAGCTGATTGCCGACGACCACGAACGGCAATGGTTTCTCGACACCATTTGTACCCAGGCCTGGAACACCGAGCAGGACGCCGGGCGCACGCTCGCCGACGCAACGCGCACCCTCATCGACCAATACCCGTGCCATGAAACCTTGATCCAGGCTTATTACGAGCGTTGGCACGAGATGCTGCGCGGCCCGTTGCCGGAAGGGGTGGCGATTCTCAATGCGCTGCATGCTGCCCATATGCCCCTGTTCGGGCTCACCAACTGGTCTGCCGAAACCTTTCCCTATGCGCGGGCCCATTACCCATTCCTGCAGTGTTTTCGCAACATTGTGGTGTCCGGCGAATTGAAACTCATCAAGCCCGATCCGGCGATCTACCACGCCAGCCTGGCTCAGGTGCGTGCCTGCCGGATATCCGCCCCGCAGAAGTGGTGTTTATCGATGACGTGGCCGGCAATATCGACGCCGCCGTCGCGTTGGGTTGGCAGGGCATTCACCATGTGTCGGCCGAGCATACCGCCGCACGATTGCGTGAGCTGGGCGTGAGCTTTTAGCGCGCCCACTTTTCCATGACGAAATCGACAAACGCCCGCAGTTTCGGCAGGCGGTAACGGTCCTGGCCGTAGAGCAAATGCATGGGCCGGCTGGGCAGTTGATAGTCGGTCAGCAAGGCCACGAGCTTGCCGCTCTGCAGGTCGGGCTGCACCAGGGCATCGGGCAGCATGACGATGCCCATGCCTTGCACCGCCACTTGGCGCAGGGCCTGGGAGCTGTTGATGGTCAATGAGCCGGACACCGGAATCTCCACTTCGCCTTGCTCCCCGGTCATGCGCCATAGCTTGTCGGCATTGCGCCAATCGTCGGTGGAGGGGTAGGCGAACGCCAGGCAGTCGTGCTGTTGCAGGTCTTCAGGGCGAGCGGGCGTGCCGCGCTGCGCCAGGTAGTCCGGGGACGCGCAGAGGGTGATGGTGTAATCCTGCAGGGGCCGGGCGATCAGGCTTGAAGGTTCCAGTTCACCCAGGCGGATCGCTACGTCGAAGCCGCTGTCGACCAGGTCCATGCGTTCATTGCTGAGTACGACATAGAGCTTGAGCAGCGGGTAGCGCTGGGAGAACTCGCTCAAGGCCGGCGCCAGGCGCTCGGTGCCGAACGCCGGAGGGGCGGTGATGCGCAAGGTGCCTTTGGGCACGTCACTGTGC
This region of Pseudomonas asgharzadehiana genomic DNA includes:
- the fabV gene encoding enoyl-ACP reductase FabV — its product is MIIKPRVRGFICVTAHPVGCEANVKEQIDYVTKHGAIKGGPKKVLVLGASTGYGLAARISAAFGCGADTLGVFFEKEGEEGKLSTAGWYNSAAFEKFAVEKGLYAKSINGDAFSNEIKRLTIETIKKDLGKIDLVVYSLAAPRRTDPQGVVHTSTLKPIGKAVTLRGINTDKGVVVDTTLEPATQEEIDGTVKVMGGEDWQLWIDALRDADVLAEGAKTTAFTYLGEKLTQDIYWNGSIGEAKKDLDKKVLTLRDNLAALKGDARVSVLKAVVTQASSAIPIMPLYLSLLFKVMKEQGTHEGCIEQVYGLFKDSLYGSQPKLDADGRLRADLAELEPKVQDAVAALWNQVTDENVNEISDFAGYKAEFMRLFGFEVKGVDYDADVNPTVKINGLVQA
- a CDS encoding LysR family transcriptional regulator, producing the protein MDLFQAMSVYVKVVEAGSMTAAAHACGMSTTMVGNHLRALEQRLGVSLLKRTTRKQSLTEFGGQYYQRCLEVLGLVADSEQLAEQAHSDVPKGTLRITAPPAFGTERLAPALSEFSQRYPLLKLYVVLSNERMDLVDSGFDVAIRLGELEPSSLIARPLQDYTITLCASPDYLAQRGTPARPEDLQQHDCLAFAYPSTDDWRNADKLWRMTGEQGEVEIPVSGSLTINSSQALRQVAVQGMGIVMLPDALVQPDLQSGKLVALLTDYQLPSRPMHLLYGQDRYRLPKLRAFVDFVMEKWAR